A part of Thermocrinis albus DSM 14484 genomic DNA contains:
- a CDS encoding ribonuclease H-like YkuK family protein — MPKITDIQEVREFIERSSPKTAIYVGCDSRQVGDFTVFVTVVVVHIDSCRGAKIFWQVDKVRRIRSLRQRLMEEVNRAVYMALQIVDVVGERPFEVHLDINPNPQHSSSVILREAIGYVMAQGLKPVVKPRAIAASSVADYITACY; from the coding sequence ATGCCCAAGATAACGGATATACAGGAGGTGAGGGAGTTTATAGAAAGATCCTCTCCCAAAACGGCCATCTACGTAGGCTGTGACTCCAGGCAGGTTGGGGATTTTACCGTCTTCGTGACAGTGGTGGTGGTGCACATAGACTCATGTAGAGGTGCCAAAATATTCTGGCAAGTGGACAAGGTGCGCCGGATAAGATCTCTGCGCCAGAGATTGATGGAGGAGGTAAACAGAGCGGTCTATATGGCACTCCAGATAGTGGATGTGGTGGGCGAAAGACCCTTTGAGGTTCATCTCGACATAAACCCCAACCCACAGCACTCCTCCTCAGTTATTCTAAGAGAGGCTATAGGTTACGTCATGGCACAAGGTCTCAAGCCTGTGGTGAAACCCCGAGCCATAGCAGCCTCTTCTGTGGCAGACTATATAACCGCATGCTACTAG